A stretch of Fusarium poae strain DAOMC 252244 chromosome 2, whole genome shotgun sequence DNA encodes these proteins:
- a CDS encoding hypothetical protein (TransMembrane:4 (i12-35o55-74i86-104o124-143i)) — protein MASSLPTFPRIVFTIIEPISLIAGFAGAVIDPAWFMNEQVPHSNMISPSGNGIMVTWQLGNLYLLLGFLGIAILSTTNEISVVRAYLIALWLGDIGHVGFSSYGLGWDLSMSPTKWNATTWGNIAMTLFLFFTRTAYLTGLFGKDHVKPFTLKKAI, from the exons ATGGCATCTTCTCTTCCGACCTTCCCACGTATAGTGTTCACAATCATCGAGCCCATCTCATT AATCGCTGGCTTTGCTGGTGCCGTCATTGATCCAGCCTGGTTCATGAACGAACAAGTTCCTCACAGCAATATGATTAGCCCTTCTGGAAATGGTATCATGGTGACCTGGCAGTTGGGAAATCTTTACTTATTGCTAGGATTTCTTGGCATTGCGATCCTATCAACGACCAATGAGATCAGTGTCGTCCGAGCATATCTTATTGCACTGTGGCTTGGAGACATTGGTCATGTCGGTTTCAGCTCCTATGGCTTAGGGTGGGATCTGTCAATGAGTCCTACGAAATGGAACGCTACGACTTGGGGGAACATCGCAATGACG ttgtttctcttcttcacaaGAACGGCCTACCTCACTGGGCTCTTTGGCAAGGATCACGTCAAGCCTTTTACTCTGAAAAAGGCCATTTAA
- a CDS encoding hypothetical protein (BUSCO:13959at5125), protein MATIEPRLIHLLNEPTRSQINHTDLPPLHSLSFTATTDRSLPPLEPLDTNHRGDRPGPDTQSVASAGGSIQISSDDGVFDHRKEGPGQDGRLATASGAFLFRTITGDSEVAEFTNSISRILDDDHEVIDDASNKKRHRSIHVKDDFVQLPQPLKKQKATQQAPVMPPIINGLHEPPPHAALFPPISSESFNNSDGSQMKVMPEILSEFTQPSQEIDTDFIVNKARKRNAKPRRKWSEEETSHLLLGVNRHGVGKWTSILEDTDFTFNDRTAGDLKDRFRTCCPNELRKSNRSIDTELPPRPGRDMPPKGKTDVHLEKILVDGGDAAYAKDATSTPRQDIDKSPKKKKSRAHRKKMEDLVELGIHGPFKKSRRRERRPFTEQDDAEILEGLDIHGPAWTKIQRDPRFHLSSRQPTDLRDRVRNKYADVYQRIEKGIFQTKETGRGNGPMEPSVSMSIKTSFKVAKGTTLEPQTNSLASREDLPRWPVHQRPDVNESAGIAQVFEFAEAAVPFMGGEMDISRLLLDDAKLLPATSRFGIDGIPGSSPHVNAPQKRHVKEETQQSRK, encoded by the coding sequence ATGGCCACAATCGAGCCGCGCTTGATACATCTGCTCAACGAGCCCACGAGATCGCAAATCAACCACACCGATCTTCCTCCGCTTCATTCTCTTTCCTTCACTGCGACTACAGATCGATCTTTACCCCCACTCGAACCGCTTGATACAAATCATCGCGGTGATAGACCAGGGCCTGACACGCAATCTGTTGCTAGCGCCGGTGGCTCAATACAGATCTCtagtgatgatggtgttttTGATCATCGCAAAGAGGGACCTGGCCAAGATGGAAGACTCGCGACAGCTTCTGGGGCATTTCTGTTCCGTACAATCACAGGCGATTCGGAAGTTGCTGAATTTACCAATTCGATAAGCCGGATCCTAGATGACGACCATGAGGTGATAGATGATGCTTCAAACAAGAAACGACATCGCAGTATCCATGTCAAAGATGATTTTGTACAGCTTCCGCAACCTCTCAAAAAACAGAAAGCTACGCAACAAGCACCAGTCATGCCGCCGATCATCAACGGACTTCATGAGCCTCCGCCACATGCTGCTTTGTTCCCACCCATTTCATCCGAGTCATTTAACAATAGCGACGGTTCTCAGATGAAGGTAATGCCAGAGATACTGTCGGAATTTACGCAGCCGTCCCAGGAAATCGACACAGACTTTATCGTCAATAAAGCACGAAAGCGAAATGCTAAGCCAAGAAGGAAATGGTCCGAGGAGGAAACAAGCCATCTCTTGTTGGGTGTCAACCGGCATGGAGTAGGAAAATGGACAAGTATCCTCGAGGACACCGATTTCACGTTTAATGACCGGACGGCCGGGGATCTGAAGGATAGGTTTAGGACTTGTTGTCCTAACGAGCTTCGCAAATCCAACAGATCGATTGATACTGAATTGCCACCAAGGCCTGGTCGAGACATGCCGCCCAAGGGTAAAACGGACGTTCACTTGGAAAAGATATTGGTAGATGGAGGAGATGCGGCATACGCAAAGGACGCTACTTCGACTCCACGGCAAGACATCGACAAATcgcccaagaagaagaagagtcgTGCGCATCGCAAGAAGATGGAAGATCTTGTAGAGCTTGGTATTCACGGGCCTTTCAAGAAATCCCGCCGCCGCGAACGACGACCCTTTACTGAGCAAGACGACGCAGAAATCCTCGAGGGGTTGGACATTCATGGTCCTGCCTGGACCAAGATCCAGCGGGACCCACGTTTCCACCTCTCAAGTCGGCAACCAACAGACTTAAGAGATCGAGTGCGTAACAAGTATGCAGATGTTTATCAGCGCATAGAGAAAGGCATTTTCCAGACTAAAGAAACAGGTCGGGGGAATGGCCCCATGGAGCCTTCGGTGAGCATGTCCATCAAGACTTCTTTTAAGGTGGCAAAAGGTACAACACTGGAGCCTCAAACAAACTCGTTGGCGTCACGCGAGGATCTTCCCAGATGGCCGGTTCACCAAAGGCCTGATGTGAACGAAAGCGCAGGGATCGCGCAGGTATTTGAGTTTGCCGAGGCTGCAGTGCCTTTCATGGGCGGTGAGATGGACATCTCGCGTCTGCTACTTGACGACGCAAAGCTCTTGCCAGCAACTTCACGCTTTGGAATCGACGGCATCCCGGGTTCTTCCCCACACGTCAATGCTCCACAGAAAAGGCACGTCAAGGAGGAGACGCAACAGTCAAGAAAATAG
- a CDS encoding hypothetical protein (BUSCO:20781at5125): MLRSVTGRAAASGLMKSALPRVSQVAAPTCSLAPQLRLQSKSSIAGLRLSRAIHSTSVRMSQTRTESDAFGEIQVPADRYWGAQTERSLENFRINQPQDRMPPPIVKAFGILKGAAATVNMKYGLDPKIGAAIQQAAKEVADGKLLDHFPLVVWQTGSGTQSNMNANEVISNRAIEILGGTMGSKKPVHPNDHVNRSASSNDTFPTVMHIAAVLDIENELLPALRSLRDAIQKKVDEFEAKKIIKIGRTHLQDATPLTLAQEFSGYVAQLEFGIKRVESSLPDLRLLAQGGTAVGTGINTFQGFAEAIAEEVTKMTGTEFKTAPNKFEALAAHDAIVQAHGSLNTLAASLTKIAQDIRYLGSGPRCGLGELNLPENEPGSSIMPGKVNPTQCEALTMVCAQVMGNHVATTIGGMNGQFELNVYKPLVIRNLLHSSRLLTDGMRSFEKNLVAGLNANEEKIASIMKESLMLVTCLNPKIGYDMASKVAKNAHKKGLTLKESALELNALTEEEFDTLVKPELMVGPSPYKG, from the exons ATGCTTCGATCTGTCACGGGACGCGCTGCCGCCTCGGGCCTTATGAAATCAGCTCTGCCTCGGGTCTCCCAAGTAGCAGCGCCCACATGCTCTCTTGCCCCGCAGCTGCGACTTCAAAGCAAGTCCTCTATTGCTGGTCTTCGACTCTCCAGAGCTATTCACAGCACCTCAGTCAGAATGTCTCAGACACGAACAGAAAGCGATGCCTTTGGCGAGATCCAGGTCCCCGCCGACCGATACTGGGGAGCTCAGACGGAGCGATCTCTCGAGAACTTCCGTATCAACCAGCCTCAGGACCGCATGCCCCCGCCTATTGTCAAGGCGTTTGGTATTCTGAAGGGTGCTGCTGCCACTGTTAACATGAAATATGGTCTTG ACcctaagatcggtgctgctATCCAACAGGCTGCCAAGGAGGTCGCCGATGGCAAGCTCCTCGACCACTTCCCTCTCGTTGTGTGGCAGACTGGCTCCGGTACTCAGTCAAACATGAACGCCAACGAGGTCATCTCCAACCGTGCCATTGAAATTCTTGGCGGTACCATGGGCAGCAAGAAGCCTGTCCATCCCAACGACCACGTCAACCGCAGCGCTTCCTCCAACGACACTTTCCCTACCGTCATGCATATCGCCGCTGTCCTCGACATCGAGAACGAGCTCCTGCCTGCTCTCCGCAGCCTGCGTGATGCTATCCAGAAGAAGGTTGACGAAttcgaggccaagaagatcatcAAGATTGGCCGCACTCATCTCCAGGATGCCACCCCTCTTACTCTCGCTCAGGAGTTCTCCGGCTACGTTGCCCAGCTCGAGTTTGGCATCAAGCGTGTTGAGAGCTCTCTGCCCGACCTGCGACTCCTCGCTCAGGGTGGTACCGCTGTCGGTACTGGCATCAACACTTTCCAAGGCTTCGCTGAGGCCATCGCTGAGGAGGTCACCAAGATGACTGGTACTGAGTTCAAGACTGCCCCCAACAAGTTTGAGGCCCTCGCCGCCCACGACGCAATTGTCCAGGCTCACGGCTCCCTCAACACCCTGGCTGCTTCTCTTACCAAGATCGCACAAGACATCCGATACCTTGGTAGCGGTCCCCGTTGCGGTCTTGGTGAGCTGAACCTGCCCGAGAACGAGCCTGGTAGTAGTATCATGCCAGGCAAGGTTAACCCCACTCAGTGTGAGGCCTTGACCATGGTTTGCGCCCAGGTTATGGGTAACCACGTTGCCACCACTATCGGAGGCATGAACGGCCAGTTTGAGCTCAACGTTTACAAGCCTCTGGTCATTCGCAACCTACTCCACAGCTCCCGACTTCTGACTGACGGCATGCGCTCTTTTGAGAAGAACTTAGTTGCTGGTCTCAATGCTAACGAGGAGAAGATTGCTAGCATCATGAAGGAGTC GCTTATGCTTGTCACCTGCCTGAACCCCAAGATCGGATATGACATGGCCAGCAAGGTTGCCAAGAACGCTCACAAGAAGGGCCTTACCCTCAAGGAGAGTGCCCTCGAGCTAAATGCGCTAACTGAGGAGGAATTCGATACTTTAGTTAAGCCTGAGCTGATGGTCGGTCCCAGCCCTTACAAGGGTTAG